The following nucleotide sequence is from Anopheles stephensi strain Indian chromosome 3, UCI_ANSTEP_V1.0, whole genome shotgun sequence.
ttcactttcactttcacgGCTCGAATCGTTTGgcgtcaaaataaatagataatTCGTATGGGGAGTTGGGTGAATATTTACACTTCACATGTGTCTTGTGCTCTGCCGAACAAAAGGAGCAAGATTAATATCAAAAATGCTTTGTCTATGGTGATGATTCGAAAGGTATCAGATTAATACAGTTCGATTGTCTGATCTGTTCGCTCGATATCGGAATTAAGCTATTATTGCAAtggaaaacaacagaaaaatatatgtatatgtaacAGCGTCGTTATCAAGAAGGAATGGGCGACACAGGATAGAACAATACTGTCCATAGGTGCACCCACCTACCACCCGGCTATGGAGAATTGGAACATAATTTCGCTAACTAACATTTTTCCTACCCGTTACCATTCTTGTCCGGGAGCCTGGGTCACGATTTGTTCGATACCAGCACATGGCTCTTGATTGCCGGTGGACCGTATCGCTGCTCCGCCTCCTGTATGAAGGCATATTCCATCTGCTTTACGAGCTGATCGAAAAACAGATTCGAAAGCTGCGAGTGTAGCAGGGATTTAAACTCAAACGATACCATGAAATCGATGACGCACGATTGCGGTATGTCCTTCAGCCCCGGGCTAAACTGCCACGCCGTCAACAGGTAGTTGAACAAGCGGCCATCAACACATTCCGCCCGCACGAGGGAAGGTGTAATGAGGGTAACGTTCGAGGTGTAGCTTTCGTTCAGCGGTGGGAATCCGATAATGAGGTCCGCTTTTAAGGAGCCCGGTTTCCGGTCGTACACGAAAGATTTCTTACAAAATGGCACAAAAGTGTTGTATTTTTCCACATCGGCAACTACGGAGTACAGCTGTTGCATTGAATATCTGCGGAACGGAaaaaacagacagacagacgtCAGCACGATGAACTTGAACTCGTTACCAAGGACCAAGGAAGCGCCATGGTTCGCGCGCACACGCTCTCGGTGTCAACGTCCTTGTGCGGGACCATACTCACCCGACCA
It contains:
- the LOC118512962 gene encoding coenzyme Q-binding protein COQ10, mitochondrial; translation: MSVKVVANAKHVFLSRNLAQYQRNPLLYSTYRGIFDFTPITKTRREFTQKKLVGYSMQQLYSVVADVEKYNTFVPFCKKSFVYDRKPGSLKADLIIGFPPLNESYTSNVTLITPSLVRAECVDGRLFNYLLTAWQFSPGLKDIPQSCVIDFMVSFEFKSLLHSQLSNLFFDQLVKQMEYAFIQEAEQRYGPPAIKSHVLVSNKS